In Macadamia integrifolia cultivar HAES 741 chromosome 5, SCU_Mint_v3, whole genome shotgun sequence, a single window of DNA contains:
- the LOC122077945 gene encoding RING finger protein 150-like has translation MNDGSQTSFRLSSNILPEQVFIIEFPYLLIPEVSQIKIHTMLTQMEISPDSIEIIKRQISHYAFEAASFCREGIDDVCEAFDIFIVLNVPLLEYDTSLDDDYVEWFESMYIEGEEEGSIRLVPASPSSIQALEIKKFDDIEEDPSSSSTETCMICMDEYVRGVDVARLPCSHLFHGECIVKWLECKNSCPLCRYVLPSEA, from the coding sequence ATGAATGATGGCTCTCAAACCAGTTTTAGGCTGAGTTCTAATATATTGCCAGAGCAAGTATTCATTATTGAGTTCCCTTACCTGCTTATACCTGAAGTCAGCCAGATCAAAATCCATACCATGCTTACCCAGATGGAAATCTCTCCAGATTCCATTGAGATAATTAAACGACAGATATCCCACTATGCTTTTGAAGCAGCCTCGTTCTGTAGAGAGGGGATAGACGACGTTTGTGAAGCCTTTGAtatcttcatagttcttaatGTTCCTCTCCTAGAATATGACACAAGTCTTGATGATGACTACGTTGAATGGTTCGAGTCCATGTAtattgaaggagaagaagaaggttcaaTCAGGTTGGTTCCGGCTTCACCATCTTCAATTCAGGCTTTAGAGATTAAGAAATTTGATGATATAGAAGaagacccttcttcttcttcaacagaGACCTGTATGATTTGCATGGATGAGTACGTGAGAGGAGTCGATGTTGCACGGTTGCCTTGCTCGCATCTCTTTCATGGTGAATGCATTGTTAAGTGGTTGGAATGCAAGAATTCGTGCCCCTTGTGCCGTTATGTATTGCCTTCAGAAGcttaa